The DNA sequence GGCCCCAACATGCAAGTGCTTTGTGCTCACACTCGTGAATAAAACAAAGTGAGCATTTTTTCTACCTCAAGTTTTATTTAAAAAACGAACAACTGCATTCACGAGCTTTTCTTGCAGCTGCAGGTGTTTGCTTCGCAGCTCGAATTCAGTTTGTTGTGCCCGTTCAAGTTGCTCTCGCAGCATTCTCTGTTCGGCAAGTATGGCACCTTGAATTTCCGTCGCTGTCGTCACGGTCCGCCGTCGCTTCCTCGTTATGCGCGTTGCTGTGCTCGCTTCGGGGCTCAGAGCAGACTGCACGGTGGGTGAAGGTGGTGGTGGCTCTTCTGCCGGCGTTCCTGGCGCCGATGTGCCTTCACTGTCGGTCATGTCTGATGTGTGACCGCTCTCCATGTCAGAGATCAGCTGGAAACATTAAAGGAAAAGCTGCTACACAGATTGCAAGCAAAATATTTCACTAGAGGCAGCGCATAGCAGCCTCTTAAGTATAACAGACACGGCCGCTTCGTTATAGCCACAATCACACCTGTTGATAATTACATTGAAGGAATGAACTGCACAAATGGGGATAGAATTTTTTATGATGCAGTACAATATTGCACCAAACACGAAAGCCTTTCTGGGAATCTAGGGGcatccctcaaaaaaaaaaagcttaaagtAACAAAAGCACCTTTATCAttgtcacagagtgcatgcccgcgcccCTCTCAAGATGGCCGCCATTGCCCCCGCAGCAGCAACGCCGCTTGCATGGCGATGGGGAAGAGAGCTTCCCATTGTCCCTGAGCTCGCCGGACCGGTTGGTGACGTAGGTCGCCTGAGCGCGAcggagggacgaggcggctcGGCGAGCCGGGAGAGCGGCTTGGAAGACGGAGCAGGTTGGTCGGGCACCGGgggacagctgaagatgtggtcggcaggctgagatctccaggccgaagtcttcgccggccgagcgacagacggtgcaagtccgtcaggatcttcggcagcgaggtcgcagcagcccgacgctcttcagatcgggacctcggcaagcacgccccagataagcctcgtgttccagcccgctctcagaactttccgccggactctcTTTTCTGATCGCGTTTAATCGTTCATTTGTTTATCCATCGCGTGTTAATTTTTGTATGTTCTGTTAGTGTAGTGCTTGCCGTATTTATTGTCGCgtatatttttcatttgtgtcgcgaattttttttgttatttcgcgagtgttaatggttcccacgtggtgggcttagtgtcgcgcgagtggcgtcagggcgtgtgttgtgtgacccgcacgccttccgcgagctaggACTCAGTACTGGAAgttgtatgttctttttctttcattatgtCTCGCGCATAATTTTATCTTATTAAATTGAATGTGTGTGTTGTACGTCGcgtcccgtctcatgcctctggttcacggtcgatcaggcgtggaccttatcgccggtcagcagtcgaaccttcaataacgcacgcggggtgggtttgttgtcaccccatcccctcctgttcggagagtgcgaattacCCCACCATCAATCTTTGACAATCATGCAAAGCAAAGGTCTCTTCAATTCGGCAGTGCAGAAAGCGACTTCACTTGTGAAGAAAgcgcagccaaatcgaggagacaaAGTTTCACAACTCTCTCAAAAGAAATGTGAACTTCTGTGAGTCAAATTGTGGTAAAACATAAGCGTAAATGCTCATGCATTTACATAAGTAAATGCATGAGCATTTACTGATTGCAGGGAAGTTGCAAAATGGTGCTTTATTCATTGCATACCTTTTCGACagtgtcactgctgc is a window from the Dermacentor variabilis isolate Ectoservices chromosome 3, ASM5094787v1, whole genome shotgun sequence genome containing:
- the LOC142574142 gene encoding uncharacterized protein LOC142574142, producing the protein MEESCCNSSSDTVEKLISDMESGHTSDMTDSEGTSAPGTPAEEPPPPSPTVQSALSPEASTATRITRKRRRTVTTATEIQGAILAEQRMLREQLERAQQTEFELRSKHLQLQEKLVNAVVRFLNKT